The genomic window tttgtttgtttgtttgtttgttttcattgagAGGATCTGAGTTCGGTCTCtgcatctgtctgtttgttgaATAAAGTTAGTTTGGAAGATGTGAAGCAGcagtctgtgttgtgtgtgctgccccctgctggactCCCTGTGCAGTCACACAGGACATTAAATCCTCCGTCAGTGTGGCTCATGTTTCATCACATCAGGTGAATCATGTAGAGAACATCCCACACTGACCACAGGTACTCTACATTTATCCTGCACATGGTACAGCCTCTGTATTTAACCCTTTCAGTGGACATTACCACAGCAGTGACGGACAGTAACTTACTACATTTACCTGTGTGCTGCACTGAAGTCTAAACTATGAACCCTAACTgtgctttatatttttactcCACCTCATGTCAGAGAGGAATTatcattataattataattatcagCAGTAGCCTGGGATCAATATTAATGCTACAACTCTGACTCAGTGCAAAGATTTGTAAACCTTTTTCAGCCTCTATTCACCTGACTACAGTCCAGACGAGACATTCACTGTTCAAACTGATCAGCTTTGTTGTTCTTtataaatatacactcattctgaatttgaagCTGCAACATGTCCCAACAAAGCTTGGACAGCAGCATGTTTCCCTCTGTGTGATGTCACCTTTTAACACTCAGTcagtgtttgggaactgaggacactatctATTGAAGTGTGTCCCACTTCAGTGTCTCAACAGTCCCATGATGCACCTCTCCGGGGTCGACGCTTCATCATGTCCCACACATGTTCAGTGGGAGACAGgtgtggactgcaggcaggtcagtctgGTACCTGCACTCTGTCACTACGGAGACACGCTGTTGGGACACGTCacaatgtgtctcattgtctcgcTGGAAGAAGACGGGACGTCCCTGAAAAAGACGTCGTCTGGATGGCAgtatatgttgctccaaaacttgtgtgtacctttcagcattcatggagCCTTCACAGATGttaagttacccatgatgcacctctCCATCCCATCACAGATGCTTTGACCTTTGAGCTGGTAACAGTCTGGATGGTCCTGGAGGACACGACGTCCATGATGGGCTGGTCAGACCactttgtgtatatgtgtatatacatatatatatatatatatatatatatatatatatacatatatatgtatgtatatacatatatatgtatatacatacatatatatatatatatatacatatatatatatatatatgtatatatatacatacatatatgtatattatagtataaaaatatatgagaattacatcattattattagtagcagtaacagcagcagtggtactaatattttctttctatttattattatattatttatttattatttttattattgttgttatcacATGCAGTCACCACAGGGGGGCGGAGGtgagctgtgttttttttttttttttttttttttaccaggcaGAGGTATTTACGGCGCAGCTGACATCACGTGAACgcagcataaacacacacacacacacacacacacacacacacacacacacacacttctctccGGTTACCGGGGCCGTGTCAGATGTGTTTCTATTTTCTCCATCTTTCCCTCCGACCCGgaactacagagacagacacggAGAcattacagagacagacacatccAACTCCGCCTCGCGCTCTCCGGTCTGCACCGATCCGGTCTGAACCACCGACCAGCGGCCGCTCTGCGGGCCGGACCGAGCCGGAGCACAACCACATCATGTCCCTGCAGCTCCCCCCGTGCGTGATAGACTGCGGGACCGGGTGAgcgcaaacacatacacacacacacacacagacacacacacacacacacacgcacacaaacgcATGGATGCACACGCTGTAAAGTCTGTGACGTCATATGTAGcgacatgtgtgtttgtgaacatcatcatgtatgaagtgtgtgtgtgttgttatggTTGGTGTTCACACACAATACAGGCGGAGGTGAGAGAGAGAcggtcaaaataaaagctggtaAATGTTTCCTCGTCCAGGATGAAAACATCTCAGGAGACCAATAAAATCACATCATTAATAAACAGATGAaagagataaaataataataatgagaataATGCTGCAGATAAGAGGTGGAAAGAAAAAGAATTGATCAGTTCAAGGTTATTGATGTGAAATAATCAGcggatgaatgaatgactgactgaattaaaaagaagaaattaaaatatcACTTTCATATTAATAAATCAATGATGAGTTGAGTTCAGCCTGTTGGACATAAATCACTTTCATGTTTCAAATTTTacttaaaatctgtttttactCAAAATATCTGAACATAAACATGTAATTAATGATTAATAACACACTATAACGTCGTTATAAATACACATGAGGACGtgtgttggtcagtgtttgttcTAACGTGGTATCCCAGGTAACCGTGGGGCGGACTCCATGGTGCCACATATGAGCCAGCTTTAGCTTTTACAGACACGGGCCAGTCCCGGCTGAGACATGGCGCCCAGATGAATTGGTTAGCCAGCACCAAATCTTGTTCCGGCCCGTTGATGGTTGCCATATCTGGGCCTGATTGGGTGCTGTCGACACGGGCCAGTCCCGCCTGAGACAGGACTTCATTTGGCCCAATTCTGGGGCATTATTCATCCCGAGTCTGAACTGATTCAGGTAACTGGATGTGGCCAGACTTGTTTCTTCCGGCTGGGTCAGGTGATTTACAGCTGCGTTTTACTGATTTATGCCACACTTGAAGTTGCTAACAGATATATTAATACACCCTTTGATCAGCTGACATTATAGTGGTCATAAATCAGTTCGTACATGTTCATACACTGATTGTACATGATAAATATAAAGAGGGGGTTACTGAAGGCTTTATAGACATGAATAGGAAAGAGTTAAAACGTCAAAGCatgtttcctgtcagtgttCCTGAgctgtgtttgattgacagcatcagcagcacacTGATCTGGGATCAGTCTATTCTGgtctgaatgtgtgaatgtagGACAGCTGGAGGATTTAGAGCAGGAGCTGCATCCACATCACCAGTGACACCAAACCCTCTGAGTTCACCTCAAGTCCTCAGTTCATAAAATCCTGAAATTAAATTCACCCTGCGAGGACAAAGAGGACGCACCTGGAGGTGACGTGAGACGTTCAGGACGTCCACGATACACACTCCCAGctcctgctgctctgtgtgtgtgaatgatctGTGATGTTTTCAGATGACAGGAAGTCGTCTTTACAAAGAGATTTTCTTTAGTCTGAAGGGTTTGTTTCATGGATGAAGAGAGAAACACACCAGCTCATCTGAGAGAGACAAATAATACACCAGGTATCTGAGTTATACTGATGTTTATGTCTGAGTTATACTGATGTTTATGTCTGAGTTATACTGATGTTTATGTCTGATCCAGGAGCTGCTGTTAAAGGACAGAAGCTGTAAGAGCTCACTGAGACCTTCAGTGTTAACTGTGTTTTGTCACTACTGAATTAACACTCGTCATCCGTCTGGTTGCCTCAATGCATTCTGGTCTGTTGAGGCTGTTCTGATGAGTCCTGCACTgtcctgcctgtctgcctgtctgcctgtctgtctgtctgtctgcaggtaCACAAAGATCGGCTATGCTGGAAACACTGAGCCCCAGTTCATCATGCCCTCCTGTAAGCTCACTCTGAAACCTCCACACGTCTCTAAACATCTTTGGTCTCTGTGCACAAAATATAGGACTGAGGGAGCATTTCAGCAAGGGAACATAGCGTTGTGGGAACATAGAGTTGTGGGAACATAGAGTTGTGGGAACATAGAGTTGTGGGAACATAGCGTTGTGGGAACACAGCGTTGTGGGAACATAGAGTTGTGGGAACATAGAGTTGTGGGAACATAACGTTGTGGGAACATAGCGTTGTGGGAACACAGCGTTGTGGGAACATAGCGTTGTGGGAACATAGCGTTGTGGGAACATAGAGTTGTGGGAACATAACGTTGTGGGAACATAGAGTTGTGGGAACATAGAGTTGTGGGAACATAACGTTGTGGGAACATAGAGTTGTGGGAACAGAGTTGTGGGAACATAGAGTTGTGGGAACATAACATTGTGGGAACATAGAGTTGTGGGAACATAGAGTTGTGGGAACATAACGTTGTGGGAACATAGAGTTGTGGGAACATAAGGGTTGAGGGACCATTGGGTTAAGAAAATATAAGGTGACGGAATGTAGGGTTGAAGGAACATAGAAATGAGGGAACATAGGTTAGCGAACATGGGATGAGAGGATATATGGttgagggaacatagggccgagcagtttctgtgtgtctgtacttGTACCTGCTCTGAATCTGGTCTGGATCAGGTATCGCCATCAAGGAGTCGGCCAGCGTGGGAGAGCAGGCTCAGAGGAGACTCGTGCGAGGAGTTGACGACCTGGACTTCTACATTGGAGACGAAGCCGTTGACAAACCCAACTATGCAACCAaggtaagaggaggaggaggtggaggagaagtaTTAGCTGCTCTACATCCTGACTGAACACACTTTAAAGCAAATAGATGTGTTGCCCTCCATCACTGCTGTTCTGTTGATTTGAAAAGAATTATAATTATCATGTTATTATCATGTcattctgcctctgtgtgtgtgtgtgtgtgtgtgtgtgtgtgtgtagtggccCATCCGTCATGGGATGGTGGAGGACTGGGATCTGATGGAGAAGTTTATGGAGCAGGTCATCTTCAAATACCTTCGAGCTGAACCTGAAGACCACAGCTTCCTCATGGTGGGTGAACACTGTGCTGCTTTACACCActgctgttgctatggttacctgCACTGTATTAAACACCGAGCCTCTGAGGTTAATGCCTGCCACACTCcagaagactttgaaaagactaaGGTGGGACGTCCTCTAATGTCAAAGGACACTGGGCCTGAAGACTCGCCGTAGGATTCGTGACACTTGCACACcgacttattttgttgtcaccACCATGTTGGTGAATCCGAAACATTCTAAATTAACAGGTGCGTGCCCGATGTCTACATCAGCATACCGCCACACCCCCATTTGTCTATACAAGGAAATCCGTTTGCCCAAAGGAGCGTCGTGAGAAAGAATGAAGTTGTCAGACACCGTTGTCGGACCATCAGTGAGCGTCTGAATGTGAAGGCAGACAGAAACAGCTGATCAGCAGTTCATCACGCTCTACAAACATGTTCAAACATGTTGGTCTCTGCTGTGCTCTGTCCTGAAGGCTCGGACTGTAACATCTTCCATAAAGGTTAGATATGATATCTTAACACCTGCCTGGATGTAGATCCAACATCCTCCACCTACAGAGCTGGAGAGCCACTGTTTGACACGTGCGCATGTGCAAGTTCAAGAGGGCGGGGTATCTGTCAGTCATTTTTTAATGTGGCCAGTCAGAGGCTCACAATCCTATGTCAGTCAAACACTTATCAGGTTTTAATTCAGCCAATCACTTCACCGTAGTGAGAGCAATCAACATTTCAGCTAGCTAGCCTTGTTAGGGCTAGCTAGCATCAACTCCTCGATCATAACAGAATATACTGACTTcaaccactgctcattttagaaagAACACTGTGAGAAAACATGgtctttatttaaattattgGAAAACTAACCGACAATAGGTGCTAGTGTTACTAGCATAGCTATCACGCTAGCTAGGTTAGCTGAAAAGTTGGCTATTTCCACTTCAAAATGTCAGCGTCAGTTGATACTTTGTTGAGGGTTAATGGTAGAATGGATGGTAGTGAGGAGCAAGTCTGCCCGTCCAGAGGGTCGGGCATCCAGGGGTGTGTGGACACTGGAGGAGAGTCAACAGACCCCACCATCCTCCCGCCCTCCCCCTGGTTGTCATGTCCCTGTCCTCTGGACGGGCAGACTTATCCAAGTCAAAGTATAAACAGACGGCAAtgttttaatcaacattttaaagtggaaacCAACAGCTTTTCAGCAAGCTAAAgctggcagccagaaacaagtgTTTATGATCCATCATTCGTTTGATGATCTCAACAAAGAACACATTTCCTTGCAGTGGTCCTCCTAAAATGAACTGTGGTGAAAGCTGCTATATTCTGTAATGATTAAGGAGTTATGAGAGTTATATTTTTCTGTTGGCAATGGGAGAAGAGTCTATAGCCTATTTTTTGCAGGTTTTTCCCATGTTTAAATTTCCCATGTTGTCCTCAGGTGTCTCAGGTAAAACAGTTTCAGGTCAGGCTGAGACTGACACCAAGGTATTTGAAGCTTTCCACCGTCTCCACCGAGGACCCGTTGATATTAAGGGGAGCGTCAGTCCTTGGCTGCTTCCTCCCAAAGTCCAACATCATCTCTTTAGTTTTGCTGATGTTCAGTAGGAGGTTGTTGTCCTGACACCAGCAGCTCAGGTTAGGGGTTTCATTGCTATCTGTGATCAGGCCCACCACAGCTGTGTCGTCAGCAAACTTAAAGATGGTGTTGGAGTCTGAAGTGGCTGCACAGTCATGTGTGTACAGGAAGTACAGCAGGGGACCCAGAATGCAGCCCTGGGGTGCTCCAGTGTTAAGGATGAGGATGGAAGAGGTGTGTTTGACCACTCTCACCACCTGAGGTCTGCCTGTCAGGAAGTCAAGGGTCCACATGCACAGTGAGGTGTTTAATCCCAGGTCCTTAAGCTCTGTGAGCTGCCTGGAGGGAACTACGGAGTTCTTGAAAAGGTTGTAGAGGTCCTTGAGCACCGTACTGTTATAATGTGTGACGTGTCTGTGTGCAGACGGAGCCTCCTCTCAACACTCCAGAGAACAGAGAGTACCTGGCAGAGATCATGTTCGAAACTTTCAACATACCTGGACTCTACATCGCAGTGCAGGTGAGACaatcagacaggtgagacaatCAGACAGGTGAGACGCTCAGACAGGTGAGCTAATCAGACAGGTGAGACGCTCAGACAGGTGAGCTaatcagacaggtgagacactcAGACAGGTGAGATactcagacaggtgagacactcagacaggtgagacaatcagacaggtgagacactcAGACAGGTGAGATactcagacaggtgagacactcagacaggtgagacaatcagacaggtgagacactcagacaggtgagacaatcagacaggtgagacactcagacaggtgagacaatcagacaggtgagacactcagacaggtgagacaatCAGACAGGTGAGCTAATCAGACAGGTGAGATactcagacaggtgagacaatcagacaggtgagacaatcagacaggtgagacactcAGACAGGTGAGATactcagacaggtgagacactcagacaggtgagacaatcagacaggtgagacaatcagacaggtgagacacccAGACAGGTGAGACAATCAGACAGGTGAGATactcagacaggtgagacactcagacaggtgagacaatcagacaggtgagacacccAGACAGGTGAGACAATCAGACAGGTGAGATactcagacaggtgagacaatCAGACAGGTAGAGAGACAGACTCAGTGTGTGGTGTTGTCTCCCTCCATCAGGCGGTCTTGGCATTGGCGGCGTCCTGGACGTCTCGGCAGGTCGGACAGAGAACTCTGACCGGCATAGTCATTGACAGCGGAGACGGAGTCACACACGCCATCCCTGTGGTGAGACCCAccgccacacaaacacacacaaacacacacacacacacacacacacacacacacagatactggTCTTTGTTTTGAGGGTCTCTGCTCACTGATTGGTCGGTGGGACTGTCTGTCACAGGCTGAGGGCTACGTGATTGGCAGCTGTATAAAGCACATCCCCATCGCAGGGCGGGACATCACCTTCTTCATCCAGCAGCtgctcagagacagagaggtgggGATTCCTCCAGAGCAGTCGCTGGAGACCGCCAAGGCTGTCAAGGTACCTCCTCCTctactcctcttcctcccatcCTTCCACTACTCCTCTGCTACTCCTACCCTTCTCACCTTCTCAACCtactcctctttctcctttcaTCCTTTTCCTACTCCTCTACTCTACCTCCTCCACTtcccctccttttcctcctcttcctctccactaCTCCTCCTACCCTTTGTCTTCTTCTCTTTATccctcctcttttcctctcatTCTCTACCCCCTTACTTCTTTTttcccttctcctccttttcctttccttcccctCCTCTACTCCCcaccctcttcttctctttatcctctctgctcctcctaTAGTCCTCTCTTTTTATTCCTCctgttctcctctttctctccttctcctttaCATTCCTTCAGATCACTTGCTTAACACCAACAAACCCTTACACAAGGGTATACAacactcctcctctgctcctgctcTCCTTGTAGTCCATATCCTTTGCTCCTCTACTGCTCCTCCTCTTTCGCAGCCTGACTCATTATTTAGCACCGAGCTGTGGCCTCAGAAAATGCTGATCTTTTTAAAACGGAGGTCtctgtttgttcatgtgtgtttctgtgtgtaggAGCGGTACTGTTACATCTGTCCAGACATTGTGAAGGAGTTCACAAAGTACGACACTGACCCGGGGAAGTGGATCAAACAGTACCGCGGAATCAATGCTGTCAGTAAGACCGCCTTCCATATCGACGTGGGCTACGAGCGCTTCCTGGGCCCCGAGATCTTCTTCCACCCCGAGGTAACTTCGCAGAGCTTTTGAGCCTCTTTTagctcctgtttttgttttgttttgtggcacatttcctgtctgtgtcagcCTCAGGGGTTTTCAGACTAACTCATCAtgctctacctgctcaggtacactgtcctctacctgctcaggtactctgcactctacctgctcaggtactctgtcctctacctgctcaggtactctgtcctctacctgctcaggtactctgtactctacctgctcaggtactctgtcctctacctgctcaggtactctgcactctacctgctcaggtactctgtcctctacctgctcaggtactctgcactctacctgctcaggtactctgtcctctacctgctcaggtactctgccctctacctgctcaggtactctgtcctctacctgctcaggtactctgcactctacctgctcaggtactctgtcctctacctgctcaggtactctgtcctctacctgctcaggtactctgcactctacctgctcaggtactctgtcctctacctgctcaggtactctgcactctacctgctcaggtactctgtcctctacctgctcaggtactctgtactctacctgctcaggtactctgtcctctacctgctcaggtactctgtactctacctgctcaggtactctgtcctctacctgctcaggtactctgtactctacctgctcaggtacactgcactctacctgctcaggtactgtcctctacctgctcaggtactctgtactctacctgctcaggtactctgcactctacctgctcaggtactctgtactctacctgctcaggtactctgtcctctacctgctcaggtactctgtactctacctgctcaggtacactgcactctacctgctcaggtactgtcctctacctgctcaggtactctgtactctacctgctcaggtactctgcactctacctgctcaggtactctgtactctacctgctcaggtactctgtactctacctgctcaggtactctgtactctacctgctcaggtactctgtactctacctgctcaggtactctgcactctacctgctcaggtactctgcactctacctgctcaggtactctgtcctctacctgctcagaaGGAACGTAATGCAGCATTAAGAAAAGATAAACAGGAGGACCAACAGAAAGTTTAAGTTAAGAACAGGTTTTGTCTGAAGACAGAGGTGAATctataaaatattaattagaataataaaaaatatattaagtgattgttattgtgtgttttcagtttgctAACCCAGACTTCATGCAACCCATCTCTGATGTCGTTGATGAGGTCATTCAGAGCTGTCCAATTGATGTGAGGAGACCGCTCTACAAGGTAACTCACCTGAGCACACCTCAGTATGTTTCCACCAAACTAATCGCACATAGTGTTAATtaaaagtgtgtatgtgtgtgtgtgtgtgtgtgttcgtgtgtgtttTAGAACATTGTGCTCTCTGGAGGATCCACCATGTTCAGAGACTTTGGGCGGCGGCTGCAGAGAGACCTGAAGAGAGTCGTGGACGCCCGACTGAAACTCAGCGAAGAACTCAGTGGAGGACGGATAAAggtcagacagacacaaacacacacacacacacacacacgcacacacacacacacacacacacagttgacgCATTTCATTTGTCTGCAGCCGAAGCCGATGGAGGTTCAAGTCGTCACTCATCACATGCAGCGCTACGCCGTCTGGTTCGGAGGCTCCATGTTGGCGTCCACGGTAACCGCACACACATCCTCCACTTATCCTACGAATTAGACccccatgaatgatgttacGTCCCTAACATGCAGTTACGTAATTAACTTAAAGTGACGGAGGTTAGCTTtcggcaagtaaagttactgtggttttATATATGTGGTTATTAGGTTCAGGGAAAGAAACGTGgcgaggacgtaccttaaaatgactcagagttcacacagttctgaaCATGTGTTTCCTGAGGACACACTTTTTGTGACCTATCCACCGcaccaacctgcctccttacagaccgctcaggactgcttccttgtttactgacATCAGTGCATTagtcatgtgatcgcagcctttcaagATACGTGGGATATGAATTTCCGTGCAATATTATTTGTAGGAAAATGTACTgttcatgagaacagcctgggtCGTTGTGCACTGACGTCACTTGTGTGAGgtatactttattttatttctttatttttttgtttgtttgtctgtccagCCGGAGTTTTTCCAGGTGTGTCACTCGAAGAAGGACTACGATGAGATCGGCCCCAGCATCTGTCGACACAACCCCGTGTTCGGCATCATGTCCTGATGGCAGCGGCAACTACAGACAGCTAGCCTGTCAGTCTGCTACGTTGTTAGCCTGTTGGCCTTTCAGCCTGCTTCCCACTAGATAGCCAGCCAGCTAGCCCGTTAGCTGACCTGTTTACCTGCTATCTGCTAGCCACCAGCCACTTAGCCAATAGCCTGTTAATCTCTTGCCCCGCTGAGTTTTTATCCCGCTATGCTACGAGCTGGTTAGCAGGCTAGCTCAGTCTCATCAAGCACATGGAGGTCTGTAGTAACTGAAATCAGTTAGAAAACAGTgtggtgttgttttgttttaaactttCGGCACTGACAACTTGTTTctcatcaaaaagaaaaaaaaaaatccagaagaGACACTTGAAGGTGACCGCAGAACTTCTCCAGACCTCGAGATGACgtctagctagctgctagcctgTTAGCCATCCTCAAAAATGTAGCCGTGTTCAGAGTGTGTCTGTTGAAAGTTTACGCTGTTGGCCCGACTGAAGATGACAGAGATGATCTTCTTTGTGGGTTGTTTTAGAGAAATGTTCACAACACAGATACAAGTTGAGTTTACTGAATTTTCTTTTCTCATAGCGATCAAGGAAACtgtaaaagaaggaaaggacGTGACGAGGAGCCAGGCTTTGGTGTCAGTGCTACTGGAGTCAACGGGGCAGACATGACATATCAAATTATaacccatcatatctttgttgtttcaccTTCCACAAGattgaaaaacacactttatgttTTTTACCTAAATGTGCGCGTTAGTTTTCCTTGTTAgtggtctccaaacagatcatggctctgtcACGACAGGAGAAGAATGTGATCATCGTCTCCTCCTTTATGACCTGCCATTTTAACCTGGCAGAATCATCAGGAACTTCACTGTTAACTAGCTAACATTTGTCGTATTGGTTAAAGTATATTTCCTCGGATTGCTTTAGGTTCATTTTCCCCCCGAACATCAAGACACGATGTAGCTTAACCCGTTCAGATCTGATCTGTCCCTTCTAATGGACATAAGTTTTCTAGGATATCTAGATCTACGATTACTGTCACCTGACTCCACCCAAATGAACACACTTGTAGGCTGTGTCCACAATCATTCACTCGTTCACTACTCACTACGTAGGTAATTCTACATAGAGGACTGTATAGTGAGCTCACCTGAAACATGATAAACACATTCAGACACCACCCAGGTCATTTTCTCAACGCCGTTAATTatgatttaataatttaaaCATGTCATATCAGCGACGGCTGGTGAAGCGTCCACAtttgtgataaaaacatgaaataggGAGCGTATTTCCCCCAAGTTGATAAGTAATATTactttgtggctgtttgtgttgtgatgctgctctgctcacATTAGACGTATTTAcactggcagacagacaggaggagggagagcagcgCCATATCAACCTGTCCTACTGATGTCAGTCATTTCCTGTTTAACCTTTGTTgtgttgaagtttgttttaccaTTAAGGCACAAACCAGAGCTAGTAGCGACCAgcgtgctaacattagctagtgtTAGTAGCCCTACTCTGTACAGTAACTGTGAAGCACGAGAGACGATGTATTGCCgaattatttttatcattacgTGAACTGAGGACTTCACATTAAACTGGCAGTTTATtacatgacaaagaaaaactTGCTAAACATGTACAGCAGGTCTCGGTGTCTGTCCCATACTGTCTGTCCGTTCCTTTGGCGCAATGCATGATAGGATattagccctgtttccaccgggCAGTACGgttgattcagttcagttcagttcagttcagttgtcCGTTCCCACAgtgtaaagttgtggatggtagcaacagaagcgttccttagcgtccccatgtttggtcccccctctgttggggtacctagcacacagatctggtactaaaaggtggagctagaaaccctgcagtctgattggtcagtagaggacgctcactctggttttatgtaacctctgttcatacatcagtaaactacaactataaaatgaaagagaaaaaataacttcattcactgggccgactgccggcaacttttaaggtggaacgttaacttgtaatgttactcaatgcatgagttgatgacgtgaatccatcagcacacc from Epinephelus lanceolatus isolate andai-2023 chromosome 20, ASM4190304v1, whole genome shotgun sequence includes these protein-coding regions:
- the LOC117264309 gene encoding actin-related protein 3B-like, with the translated sequence MCFYFLHLSLRPGTTETDTETLQRQTHPTPPRALRSAPIRSEPPTSGRSAGRTEPEHNHIMSLQLPPCVIDCGTGYTKIGYAGNTEPQFIMPSCIAIKESASVGEQAQRRLVRGVDDLDFYIGDEAVDKPNYATKWPIRHGMVEDWDLMEKFMEQVIFKYLRAEPEDHSFLMTEPPLNTPENREYLAEIMFETFNIPGLYIAVQAVLALAASWTSRQVGQRTLTGIVIDSGDGVTHAIPVAEGYVIGSCIKHIPIAGRDITFFIQQLLRDREVGIPPEQSLETAKAVKERYCYICPDIVKEFTKYDTDPGKWIKQYRGINAVSKTAFHIDVGYERFLGPEIFFHPEFANPDFMQPISDVVDEVIQSCPIDVRRPLYKNIVLSGGSTMFRDFGRRLQRDLKRVVDARLKLSEELSGGRIKPKPMEVQVVTHHMQRYAVWFGGSMLASTPEFFQVCHSKKDYDEIGPSICRHNPVFGIMS